From the Desulfonispora thiosulfatigenes DSM 11270 genome, one window contains:
- a CDS encoding ferredoxin family protein, translating into MIKLEDKLFLNRYLTDDNNHINIVNRDECLVCVNKPCTYVCPARVYEWDEKEKRITIAYENCVECGTCRYVCPPHVIDWRNPRGGYGIQYKFG; encoded by the coding sequence ATGATAAAATTAGAAGATAAGTTATTCTTAAATCGCTATTTAACTGATGATAATAATCATATAAATATTGTTAATCGTGATGAATGCCTAGTATGTGTGAACAAGCCATGTACCTATGTTTGTCCGGCAAGGGTATATGAGTGGGATGAAAAAGAAAAAAGAATAACAATAGCTTATGAAAACTGTGTAGAATGTGGTACTTGTCGTTATGTATGTCCTCCTCATGTAATTGATTGGCGTAATCCTCGTGGAGGTTATGGAATACAATATAAGTTTGGCTAA